The following coding sequences lie in one Hippopotamus amphibius kiboko isolate mHipAmp2 chromosome 7, mHipAmp2.hap2, whole genome shotgun sequence genomic window:
- the CIMIP4 gene encoding testis-expressed protein 33 isoform X1 — translation MLLAPMTSFWPRLFFCSACLGLPACSPSPLPSLSSFLPSTLRTCLSPFLLPLSLPFSGTTTLTRPHLNNSREGQQDTDAWRTAHSPLDTSKFKYQVPVSPQPALYGGDSPRGSSLRQASMEEIQPSPPTAVSRDSSWRDSQLGSLKKESYRPPSRQSRASFQEGAQPCRRRAEDPNSGSQGQSSSSIPKNIRHKFGSNVVDQLVSEEQARRAIGEALEGQKRASSWPSRIQSPVEITSIFSDYYDLGYNTRSNLFQGAPQETKSLMKASYTPEVIEKSVRDLEHWHGRKTDNLGRWHQKNAMNMNLQKALDEKEKSKNKNSKL, via the exons ATGCTTTTGGCTCCCATGACTTCTTTCTGGCCCCgtctttttttctgctctgcaTGTCTGGGGCTCCCTGCctgttccccctccccactcccatcactgtcttccttcctgccctccacTCTCCGCACCTGtctgtctcctttcctccttcccctctctcttcccttttcagGTACAACCACTTTGACCAGGCCTCATCTGAACAACAGCAGGGAAGGCCAGCAGGACACGGACGCCTGGAGAACTGCCCATAGCCCCTTGGATACCTCCAAGTTCAAGTACCAGGTCCCAGTTTCCCCGCAGCCAGCCCTGTACGGAGGAGACAGCCCCCGAGGCAGTTCCCTCAGGCAGGCCTCCATGGAGGAGATCCAGCCTTCACCCCCGACGGCTGTCAGCAGGGACTCTTCGTGGAGGGACTCACAGCTGGGATCTCTGAAGAAGGAGAGCTACAGACCCCCATCGAGGCAGAGCAGGGCTTCCTTCCAAGAAGGGGCTCAGCCATGCCGGAGACGGGCAGAAGACCCCAACTCGGGGTCCCAGGGCCAGAGTAGCAGCAGTATTCCCAAAAACATTCGTCACAAGTTTGGGAGCAACGTGGTGGACCAGCTTGTCTCCGAAGAGCAG GCTCGAAGGGCCATTGGTGAAGCCTTGGAGGGCCAGAAGAGGGCAAGCTCATGGCCCAGCAGGATCCAGAGTCCTGTGGAAATCACCTCCATCTTTTCAGACTACTATGATCTGGGATACAACACGCGGTCAAACTTGTTTCAAG GGGCCCCACAGGAGACGAAGAGCCTCATGAAGGCCTCCTATACCCCCGAGGTGATTGAGAAATCAGTGAGAGACTTAGAGCACTGGCATGGCAGGAAGACGGATAATCTGG gaCGGTGGCACCAGAAAAATGCGATGAACATGAACTTGCAGAAAGCActggatgagaaagaaaagagcaaaaacaagAACTCGAAACTCTAG
- the CIMIP4 gene encoding testis-expressed protein 33 isoform X2, with protein sequence MELGHRAGTTTLTRPHLNNSREGQQDTDAWRTAHSPLDTSKFKYQVPVSPQPALYGGDSPRGSSLRQASMEEIQPSPPTAVSRDSSWRDSQLGSLKKESYRPPSRQSRASFQEGAQPCRRRAEDPNSGSQGQSSSSIPKNIRHKFGSNVVDQLVSEEQARRAIGEALEGQKRASSWPSRIQSPVEITSIFSDYYDLGYNTRSNLFQGAPQETKSLMKASYTPEVIEKSVRDLEHWHGRKTDNLGRWHQKNAMNMNLQKALDEKEKSKNKNSKL encoded by the exons GTACAACCACTTTGACCAGGCCTCATCTGAACAACAGCAGGGAAGGCCAGCAGGACACGGACGCCTGGAGAACTGCCCATAGCCCCTTGGATACCTCCAAGTTCAAGTACCAGGTCCCAGTTTCCCCGCAGCCAGCCCTGTACGGAGGAGACAGCCCCCGAGGCAGTTCCCTCAGGCAGGCCTCCATGGAGGAGATCCAGCCTTCACCCCCGACGGCTGTCAGCAGGGACTCTTCGTGGAGGGACTCACAGCTGGGATCTCTGAAGAAGGAGAGCTACAGACCCCCATCGAGGCAGAGCAGGGCTTCCTTCCAAGAAGGGGCTCAGCCATGCCGGAGACGGGCAGAAGACCCCAACTCGGGGTCCCAGGGCCAGAGTAGCAGCAGTATTCCCAAAAACATTCGTCACAAGTTTGGGAGCAACGTGGTGGACCAGCTTGTCTCCGAAGAGCAG GCTCGAAGGGCCATTGGTGAAGCCTTGGAGGGCCAGAAGAGGGCAAGCTCATGGCCCAGCAGGATCCAGAGTCCTGTGGAAATCACCTCCATCTTTTCAGACTACTATGATCTGGGATACAACACGCGGTCAAACTTGTTTCAAG GGGCCCCACAGGAGACGAAGAGCCTCATGAAGGCCTCCTATACCCCCGAGGTGATTGAGAAATCAGTGAGAGACTTAGAGCACTGGCATGGCAGGAAGACGGATAATCTGG gaCGGTGGCACCAGAAAAATGCGATGAACATGAACTTGCAGAAAGCActggatgagaaagaaaagagcaaaaacaagAACTCGAAACTCTAG